From a region of the Panicum virgatum strain AP13 chromosome 2K, P.virgatum_v5, whole genome shotgun sequence genome:
- the LOC120667368 gene encoding eukaryotic translation initiation factor 3 subunit E-like isoform X1, with protein sequence MAEHDLTALLAAQMDRHLVFPLLEFLQERQFYSEPEILEAKIRLLSGTNMVDYAMDIHKSLHGTDDVPEDMVRRRAEVVSRLRSLEEAAAPLVNFLQNPQLVQELRPDKQYNIHMLQDRYQIGPDQIEALYQYAKFQFECGNYSGAADYLYQYRALCTNSERSVSALWGKLAAEILMQNWDVALEELNRLKEIIDSKNFSSPLNQLQNRIWLMHWALFIFFNHENGRNGIIDLFFQDRYLNAIQTNAHHLLRYLATAVVVNKRRRNMLKELIKVIQQEQHSYKDPITEFLECLYVNYDFDGAQQKLMECEQVILNDPFLGKRIEEGNFVTVPLRDEFLENARLFIFETYCRIHRCIDTGMLAQKLNMSYDEAELWIMNLVRNSKLDARIDSVSGTLIMTTNHVNVHEQIIESLKGLNMRTYMLAKNIVEPAQAAQQAAR encoded by the exons atggcggagcacgACCTCACGGCGCTGCTGGCGGCGCAGATGGACCGCCACCTGGTGTTCCCGCTGCTGGAATTCCTGCAGGAGCGGCAGTTCTACTCGGAGCCGGAGATCCTCGAGGCCAAGATCCGCCTCCTCAGCGGCACCAACATGGTCGACTACGCCATGGACATCCACAAGTCGCTCCACGGCACCGACGACGTGCCCGAGGACatggtccgccgccgcgccgaggtCGTCTCCAGGCTCAGgtcgctcgaggaggccgcggcgccgctcgtcaacttcctccAGAACCCGCAGCTCGTGCAGGAGCTCAGGCCCGACAAGCAGTACAACATCCACATGCTCCAGGACCGATACCAG ATTGGTCCAGATCAGATTGAAGCTCTGTATCAGTATGCCAAATTTCAGTTTGAGTGTGGTAACTACTCAGGGGCTGCTGACTACTTGTACCAGTATCGTGCTTTGTGCACAAACAGTGAGAGGAGTGTGAGTGCCCTTTGGGGAAAGCTGGCAGCAGAAATCCTGATGCAGAACTGGGATGTAGCTTTGGAAGAACTCAACCGCTTGAAGGAAATAATTGATTCAAAG AACTTCTCATCACCTCTGAATCAGCTCCAGAACAGGATATGGCTGATGCATTGggctctcttcatcttcttcaaccATGAAAATGGTAGAAATGGGATCATTGATCTGTTCTTCCAAGACAG GTACTTGAACGCTATTCAGACAAATGCACACCATCTTCTGAGATACCTAGCTACTGCAGTTGTTGTGAACAAAAGGAGAAGGAATATGCTTAAAGAGCTTATTAAAGTCATTCAGCAGGAGCAACATAGCTACAAGGACCCCATAACTGAATTTCTGGAATGCTTATATGTCAACTATGATTTTGATGGTGCTCAACAGAAACTCATGGAGTGCGAGCAG GTTATTTTGAATGATCCTTTCCTGGGAAAGCGCATTGAAGAAGGAAATTTCGTCACTGTCCCTTTGAGAGATGAGTTCCTTGAAAATGCTCGTCTGTTTATTTTCGAGACTTACTGTCGTATTCATCGGTGCATTGATACCgg CATGCTTGCGCAGAAGCTGAACATGAGCTACGATGAGGCAGAGTTGTGGATAATGAACTTGGTTAGGAACTCAAAACTGGATGCCAGGATCGATTCAGTGTCTGGAACCCTTATCATGACAACCAATCATGTCAATGT GCATGAGCAGATTATCGAGAGCTTGAAGGGCCTTAACATGCGGACATACATGCTAGCAAAGAACATCGTGGAGCCAGCTCAAGCAGCACAGCAGGCAGCTCGGTGA
- the LOC120667368 gene encoding eukaryotic translation initiation factor 3 subunit E-like isoform X2: MAEHDLTALLAAQMDRHLVFPLLEFLQERQFYSEPEILEAKIRLLSGTNMVDYAMDIHKSLHGTDDVPEDMVRRRAEVVSRLRSLEEAAAPLVNFLQNPQLVQELRPDKQYNIHMLQDRYQIGPDQIEALYQYAKFQFECGNYSGAADYLYQYRALCTNSERSVSALWGKLAAEILMQNWDVALEELNRLKEIIDSKNFSSPLNQLQNRIWLMHWALFIFFNHENGRNGIIDLFFQDRYLNAIQTNAHHLLRYLATAVVVNKRRRNMLKELIKVIQQEQHSYKDPITEFLECLYVNYDFDGAQQKLMECEQVILNDPFLGKRIEEGNFVTVPLRVDSMLAQKLNMSYDEAELWIMNLVRNSKLDARIDSVSGTLIMTTNHVNVHEQIIESLKGLNMRTYMLAKNIVEPAQAAQQAAR; encoded by the exons atggcggagcacgACCTCACGGCGCTGCTGGCGGCGCAGATGGACCGCCACCTGGTGTTCCCGCTGCTGGAATTCCTGCAGGAGCGGCAGTTCTACTCGGAGCCGGAGATCCTCGAGGCCAAGATCCGCCTCCTCAGCGGCACCAACATGGTCGACTACGCCATGGACATCCACAAGTCGCTCCACGGCACCGACGACGTGCCCGAGGACatggtccgccgccgcgccgaggtCGTCTCCAGGCTCAGgtcgctcgaggaggccgcggcgccgctcgtcaacttcctccAGAACCCGCAGCTCGTGCAGGAGCTCAGGCCCGACAAGCAGTACAACATCCACATGCTCCAGGACCGATACCAG ATTGGTCCAGATCAGATTGAAGCTCTGTATCAGTATGCCAAATTTCAGTTTGAGTGTGGTAACTACTCAGGGGCTGCTGACTACTTGTACCAGTATCGTGCTTTGTGCACAAACAGTGAGAGGAGTGTGAGTGCCCTTTGGGGAAAGCTGGCAGCAGAAATCCTGATGCAGAACTGGGATGTAGCTTTGGAAGAACTCAACCGCTTGAAGGAAATAATTGATTCAAAG AACTTCTCATCACCTCTGAATCAGCTCCAGAACAGGATATGGCTGATGCATTGggctctcttcatcttcttcaaccATGAAAATGGTAGAAATGGGATCATTGATCTGTTCTTCCAAGACAG GTACTTGAACGCTATTCAGACAAATGCACACCATCTTCTGAGATACCTAGCTACTGCAGTTGTTGTGAACAAAAGGAGAAGGAATATGCTTAAAGAGCTTATTAAAGTCATTCAGCAGGAGCAACATAGCTACAAGGACCCCATAACTGAATTTCTGGAATGCTTATATGTCAACTATGATTTTGATGGTGCTCAACAGAAACTCATGGAGTGCGAGCAG GTTATTTTGAATGATCCTTTCCTGGGAAAGCGCATTGAAGAAGGAAATTTCGTCACTGTCCCTTTGAGAG TGGACAGCATGCTTGCGCAGAAGCTGAACATGAGCTACGATGAGGCAGAGTTGTGGATAATGAACTTGGTTAGGAACTCAAAACTGGATGCCAGGATCGATTCAGTGTCTGGAACCCTTATCATGACAACCAATCATGTCAATGT GCATGAGCAGATTATCGAGAGCTTGAAGGGCCTTAACATGCGGACATACATGCTAGCAAAGAACATCGTGGAGCCAGCTCAAGCAGCACAGCAGGCAGCTCGGTGA
- the LOC120667405 gene encoding protein PXR1-like, whose translation MDLETENRLASLLLEEARRLQLEADREGIHAYLRKPNVRHRPNSRFLTATVRGVQQANRVVEVNEMWRAREKELELESKMKGRSSRSKDHDDSRGKKRKSEMRNHSSSSRVEQEGTTYHTSYSDQEDGLRDDEIERFLHSRVKRGRGAIGSRMDEPGPYLDSSSRCHDNEPNPDIRVEEKWERRVQGPEKPLFLRSKSPDDHWCKETLDGRGSSSEPQSKKEKKKKSEKKEKRDKRKEKDTKKSKHHHYHHHKSRRRE comes from the exons ATGGATCTGGAGACAGAAAATCGTCTTGCCTCTTTACTACTTGAAGAGGCACGGAGATTACAGCTAGAGGCTGACAGGGAAGGTATTCATGCATATCTGCGAAAGCCTAATGTAAGGCATCGTCCAAACTCACGGTTCCTCACTGCCACAGTTCGTGGAGTTCAGCAAG CAAACCGTGTTGTGGAGGTCAATGAAATGTGGCGTGCTAGGGAAAAGGAGCTGGAGTTGGAGTCAAAGATGAAAGGCAGAAGTAGCAGAAGTAAAGATCATGATGATTCTAGAGGCAAGAAGCGCAAAAGTGAAATGAGAAACCATAGCTCCAGCTCAAGGGTTGAACAAGAAGGGACCACTTATCATACTTCTTACTCAGACCAGGAGGATGGTCTTAGGGACGATGAAATTGAAAGATTTCTTCATTCAAG GGTAAAACGAGGACGTGGGGCCATTGGTTCAAGGATGGATGAGCCTGGTCCATACCTTGATTCTTCATCCCGTTGTCATGACAACGAACCTAATCCTGATATACGTGTGGAAGAAAAATGGGAACGTCGAGTACAAGGCCCAGAGAAGCCTTTATTTTTGAGATCCAAGTCTCCTGATGATCATTGGTGTAAGGAAACGTTGGATGGAAGGGGATCAAGCTCTGAACCACAGagcaagaaggaaaagaaaaagaagtctgagaaaaaagagaagagagataAAAGGAAGGAAAAGGACACGAAGAAATCCAAGCATCACCATTATCATCATCACAAAAGCCGAAGAAGGGAGTGA